The Paramisgurnus dabryanus chromosome 6, PD_genome_1.1, whole genome shotgun sequence genome has a window encoding:
- the LOC135744149 gene encoding NACHT, LRR and PYD domains-containing protein 1 homolog — protein sequence MRLKRKINSTFHNDGPLRQTKNRQLQTKIINTTRARHKEDSRATEVLWPEIQILQSFMQDFMQDLSDLSEPFSGFNYWSRNHKPWTIGLTEIIDEYKMSIKLENIQHKDRHFLFGAKVSLADLYTEPDIIQKSTSGSFKNVRVDELLESKAPLHKPVILQGNSGSGKSFIAQKIMLDWASGKRYLNFHLVFYLKYEELKCISAEMNLFEILSWRSNLPSHVISQMQSSCNVLFLIDGFDECRLLCNDHSMLHVFKKAPPEVVVCALLRGEILPRSTMLVTTGTEVKQGTMLKRSQHFKIVGFSEKKIEEYFLKFFQNKKFFRKAYESVKSNETLLTACSIPLICWIICTVIKERVNDGADLTRGLETTTSIYVEFVSTVLEHHCQGLNESVPNLLRSLGQLAERGMLEQQVLFEEKTINKTVLVPAGNPLLDKLLLKKRIQQETMFRFIHLSFQEFFTALYFVLLDEDESQKKVKELLHIVERGWALSCWPVADFSNRDSEIRSSHQLQSVILFLCGLCKNEMIDSFFKKHNVAVSINIKTQLKEWIHQCLLKYQHENMMFILHCLFELHEKSFIGKVLGDLVLIDLSNTPLNKTDCWVLRFCFQCCERIRNLRLNVTSDHLKILQPALSSCEELWLMVDDFSEDVETFLLALRERNILNQLIFGGSGRGTVIVRNVLQSLSGLKKVHLQGDKWTEEWISVIRSLIQTCPSLSKLGINAGLSLIPLLVKESLKESLRQTGWTMTVCRKSMLIEHDEKRDRKSLTEEEPKTEQRVND from the exons ATGCGTTTAAAGCGCAAAATAAACTCGACCTTTCACAATGACGGACCCTTACG TCAGACTAAAAATCGTCAGCTTCAGACAAAAATCATCAACACTACAAG GGCCAGACACAAAGAAGATAGCAGAGCCACTGAAGTGTTAT GGCCAGAAATACAGATACTTCAGTCATTTATGCAGGATTTTATGCAGGATTTAAGTGAT TTAAGTGAGCCATTTTCTGGATTTAATTATTGGTCTAGAAATCACAAACCCTGGACAATAG gGTTGACAGAGATTATAGATGAATATAAGATGTCAATCAAACTGGAAAATATTCAGCATAAGGATCGACACTTTCTCTTTGGTGCAAAAGTGTCCTTGGCAGACCTGTATACCGAACCTGACATCATTCAAAAAAGTACAAGTGGTAGTTTCAAGAATGTTCGTGTGGATGAGTTGCTTGAATCAAAGGCACCTCTGCATAAACCTGTCATTCTTCAAGGCAATTCTGGCAGTGGCAAATCCTTCATTGCACAAAAAATCATGTTGGACTGGGCGTCTGGAAAACGTTACCTGAACTTTCATCTAGTTTTCTATCTGAAGTATGAAGAGCTGAAGTGTATTTCTGCAGAGATGAACTTGTTTGAAATTTTGAGCTGGAGATCTAATTTACCATCACATGTGATCTCACAGATGCAGTCATCATGCAATGTGCTTTTCCTCATTGATGGATTTGATGAATGTAGACTCTTGTGTAATGACCATTCCATGTTACATGTATTCAAGAAAGCACCACCTGAGGTCGTTGTTTGTGCTTTGCTGAGGGGAGAAATCCTGCCCAGATCTACCATGCTGGTCACCACTGGAACTGAGGTCAAACAGGGCACAATGCTTAAAAGATCACAGCATTTCAAGATTGTGGGCTTTTCTGAGAAGAAGATAGAGGAGTACTTCCTGAAGTTCTTTCAGAATAAGAAATTCTTCAGGAAGGCTTATGAGTCTGTAAAGTCAAATGAAACCCTGTTGACTGCCTGCTCCATTCCTCTTATCTGCTGGATCATCTGCACAGTTATTAAAGAAAGAGTCAATGATGGTGCAGATTTAACAAGAGGTCTGGAAACAACCACATCCATATATGTTGAGTTTGTGTCCACTGTACTGGAGCATCACTGTCAGGGTTTGAACGAGTCTGTCCCAAACCTGCTGAGGAGTCTGGGTCAACTGGCAGAGAGAGGGATGCTGGAACAACAAGTTCTGTTTGAAGAGAAAACCATAAATAAAACTGTTTTAGTCCCTGCCGGCAATCCACTCCTGGATAAATTGCTCCTTAAGAAAAGAATCCAGCAGGAGACAATGTTCAGATTCATTCATCTCAGCTTTCAGGAGTTCTTCACTGCTCTGTACTTTGTCTTATTGGATGAAGATGAGTCTCAGAAGAAAGTCAAAGAGCTTCTTCACATTGTAGAGAGAGGATGGGCTTTGTCCTGTTGGCCTGTTGCTGacttttcaaacagagattCAGAAATAAGAAGTTCACATCAGTTACAGTCTGTGATTTTGTTCCTCTGTGGTCTCTGTAAGAATGAAATGATCGACTCATTCTTTAAAAAGCACAACGTGGCTGTTAGTATCAAcataaaaacccagctaaaggaATGGATCCATCAGTGTTTACTGAAATATCAACATGAAAACATGATGTTCATTCTTCATTGTCTCTTTGAGCTTCATGAGAAGAGCTTCATTGGGAAAGTTTTGGGAGATTTGGTTCTGATCGATCTCTCCAACACTCCACTAAATAAGACAGACTGCTGGGTTCTGCGGTTTTGTTTTCAGTGCTGTGAACGCATCAGAAACCTGAGACTCAATGTTACATCTGATCATCTGAAGATACTTCAGCCTGCATTGTCTAGTTGTGAAGAGCTGTG GTTGATGGTGGATGATTTCTCAGAAGATGTCGAAACTTTCCTCTTAGCTCTTAGAGAAAGAAACATTCTGAATCAGCTGAT TTTTGGAGGTTCTGGTAGAGGGACAGTCATTGTGAGGAATGTCCTGCAGTCTTTGTCTGGTTTGAAGAAAGTCCATCTGCAGGGGGACAAGTGGACTGAAGAATGGATTTCAGTAATCCGTTCCCTCATCCAGACCTGTCCCAGTCTCAGCAAACTCGG